A window of the Vibrio pomeroyi genome harbors these coding sequences:
- the ushA gene encoding bifunctional UDP-sugar hydrolase/5'-nucleotidase UshA, protein MKQRLILKTALSAAILATLAGCASQSTHDWNQDETYKLTILHTNDNHGRFWQNKYGEYGMSARKTLIDQLRAEVEAEGGSVLLLSGGDINTGVPESDLQDAEPDFKGMNKIGYDAMALGNHEFDNSLDVLQKQIDWANFPMLSANIYDKATGERKFQAYEMFEKQGIKIAVIGLTTEDTQKIGNPEFIAGIDFRDPKEEAKQLIAELQETEKPDLIFAVTHMGHYENGQRGVNAPGDVALARYLDEGDLDMIVGGHSQEPVCMEGPNVAKKNFKPGDECKPDLQNGTYIVQAHEWGKYVGRADYEFRNGELEMVSYNLVPVNLKKKVKIDGKKQRVFIQDEIAQDPELLEFLRPFQEQGQAQLEVQIAETNGKLEGDRNVVRFQQTNLGRLIATSHMERAKADFAVMNSGGVRDSIEAGDVTYKDVLTVQPFANILTYTDMTGKEVLDYLNVVATKPIDSGAYAQFAGISMTVANGEVSNVFIGGKQLRLDETYRFTVPSFNAAGGDGYPKLSDHPGYVNTGFVDAEVLKEYLEANSPVDVNKYAPSGQMVYK, encoded by the coding sequence ATGAAGCAACGCCTTATTCTAAAGACAGCACTAAGTGCTGCAATCCTAGCTACTTTAGCTGGTTGTGCGTCTCAATCGACCCATGATTGGAACCAAGACGAAACTTACAAGCTAACTATTCTTCACACTAACGACAACCATGGTCGTTTCTGGCAGAACAAATACGGCGAATACGGCATGTCTGCGCGTAAAACGCTAATTGATCAACTTCGTGCGGAAGTTGAAGCAGAAGGCGGTAGCGTGTTGCTTCTATCTGGCGGTGACATCAACACAGGTGTGCCAGAGTCAGATCTTCAGGATGCTGAACCTGATTTCAAAGGTATGAACAAGATTGGTTACGATGCAATGGCATTGGGTAACCACGAGTTTGATAACTCACTAGACGTATTACAAAAGCAGATCGATTGGGCTAATTTCCCAATGCTGTCTGCAAACATCTACGATAAAGCGACAGGTGAGCGCAAGTTCCAAGCTTACGAGATGTTCGAAAAGCAAGGCATCAAGATTGCGGTTATTGGTTTAACAACTGAAGATACCCAAAAGATTGGTAACCCTGAGTTCATCGCTGGTATCGATTTCCGTGACCCTAAAGAAGAAGCGAAGCAACTGATCGCTGAACTTCAAGAAACAGAAAAACCAGATCTTATCTTCGCAGTGACTCACATGGGCCACTACGAAAATGGTCAGCGTGGCGTTAACGCACCGGGTGATGTGGCATTAGCACGTTACCTAGATGAAGGTGATCTAGACATGATCGTTGGTGGTCACTCTCAAGAGCCTGTATGTATGGAAGGCCCTAACGTTGCGAAGAAAAACTTCAAGCCGGGTGATGAGTGTAAGCCTGACCTTCAAAACGGTACTTACATCGTTCAAGCTCACGAGTGGGGCAAATACGTAGGTCGTGCTGACTACGAATTCCGTAATGGCGAGCTAGAGATGGTGAGCTACAATCTTGTTCCAGTAAACCTTAAGAAAAAAGTTAAGATTGACGGCAAGAAACAGCGTGTCTTTATTCAAGATGAAATCGCACAAGACCCAGAACTACTTGAGTTCCTACGTCCTTTCCAAGAGCAAGGCCAAGCGCAGCTAGAAGTTCAAATTGCTGAAACTAATGGCAAGCTTGAAGGTGACCGTAACGTTGTTCGTTTCCAACAGACTAACCTAGGTCGTTTAATTGCGACTTCTCACATGGAGCGCGCAAAAGCAGACTTCGCTGTGATGAACTCGGGTGGTGTACGTGATTCAATTGAAGCCGGTGATGTAACTTACAAAGACGTACTAACAGTACAACCTTTTGCAAACATCCTGACTTACACAGACATGACGGGTAAAGAAGTTCTAGATTACCTAAATGTAGTTGCGACTAAGCCAATCGATTCTGGTGCTTACGCACAGTTTGCTGGCATCTCAATGACGGTAGCAAACGGTGAAGTATCGAATGTATTCATCGGTGGTAAGCAGCTACGTTTAGATGAAACATACCGCTTCACAGTGCCAAGCTTCAACGCTGCTGGTGGTGACGGTTACCCTAAACTGTCTGACCACCCTGGTTACGTAAACACTGGCTTTGTTGATGCAGAAGTACTGAAAGAGTACCTAGAAGCAAACAGCCCAGTAGACGTGAACAAGTACGCACCTTCTGGCCAAATGGTTTACAAGTAA
- the smrA gene encoding DNA endonuclease SmrA: MSHDDDLDLFQEMMGDVKRIDHDTAEHQKVHRVTESHLAKREAAMWLSDDEKDYLSLDYSPMVKPDDVIAYKKDGVQEGVYKKLRLGKYPIQAKLDLHRKTLKDARNEVLSFLRQCLRMDVRTVIIVHGKGERSNPPAMMKSYVANWLTQINDVQCVHSAQQFHGGTGAVYVMLRKSNDKKLENRERHQKRSS, from the coding sequence ATGTCTCATGATGACGATTTAGATTTATTCCAAGAAATGATGGGCGATGTGAAACGTATCGACCACGACACCGCTGAACACCAGAAAGTACACCGCGTAACGGAATCTCACCTAGCCAAGCGTGAAGCCGCAATGTGGCTGTCTGATGACGAGAAAGATTACCTCTCGCTCGACTACTCTCCGATGGTGAAGCCAGATGATGTTATCGCTTATAAGAAAGATGGCGTTCAGGAAGGCGTATACAAAAAGCTACGTCTAGGTAAGTACCCTATTCAAGCCAAGCTTGACCTGCATAGAAAAACACTCAAAGACGCACGTAATGAAGTGCTCTCATTTTTACGTCAATGTTTAAGGATGGATGTTCGTACCGTCATCATTGTTCATGGCAAAGGTGAACGTTCGAATCCACCCGCAATGATGAAAAGCTATGTTGCCAACTGGTTGACTCAAATTAACGATGTCCAGTGTGTGCATTCGGCGCAACAATTTCATGGTGGAACAGGCGCGGTCTACGTCATGTTGAGAAAGAGTAATGACAAAAAACTCGAAAACAGAGAACGACACCAGAAGCGATCAAGTTAG
- a CDS encoding LuxR C-terminal-related transcriptional regulator: protein MAKLEAHNAILLAENNLQSILLKESIEQKVNLNIRLISPERLSIKSLQNQGLDLVIIDFPIMSKQYIERYQEIRDDVASNVHEVLLNTPDDFPHSEMLKWQYLVGIFYTSDTLEKLVAGFNCILQGEMWMSRKLIYKYIRFYRDRQCAKTSPNYLKLTKREQQIIKLLGDGASNTQIADTLYVSENTVKAHLHNTFKKIKVKNRLQALIWVKNNIATSEFVQ from the coding sequence ATGGCTAAGCTGGAAGCTCATAACGCCATTTTACTTGCGGAGAACAATTTACAATCAATATTACTTAAAGAGTCTATAGAACAAAAAGTTAACCTGAACATAAGGCTCATATCACCAGAACGGTTAAGTATTAAGTCGCTACAGAATCAAGGCTTAGATCTAGTTATTATTGATTTTCCGATAATGAGTAAACAGTACATTGAGAGATACCAGGAGATCAGGGATGACGTCGCAAGTAACGTTCATGAAGTGTTACTCAATACACCAGACGACTTTCCACATTCAGAAATGCTAAAATGGCAATACCTTGTTGGCATTTTTTATACGTCGGACACCCTTGAAAAGCTCGTGGCTGGGTTTAACTGCATTTTGCAAGGCGAGATGTGGATGAGCAGAAAACTGATCTATAAATACATCCGTTTTTATAGAGACAGACAATGCGCCAAAACCAGCCCTAATTACCTCAAACTGACAAAACGCGAGCAGCAGATCATTAAGTTACTCGGTGATGGAGCGTCTAATACTCAGATAGCAGATACCCTCTATGTCAGTGAGAATACGGTCAAAGCACACCTTCACAACACGTTTAAAAAAATCAAGGTGAAGAATCGCTTACAGGCTCTGATTTGGGTGAAAAACAACATTGCAACGAGTGAGTTCGTTCAATAA
- a CDS encoding DUF3149 domain-containing protein yields the protein MDFWLDLLFGNAVGLSSMIVIFGALGLMMFYGGFFIYKVMTDKSPH from the coding sequence ATGGACTTTTGGCTAGATCTCCTATTTGGTAATGCGGTGGGACTATCATCAATGATAGTAATCTTCGGGGCTCTGGGTCTCATGATGTTTTATGGAGGCTTCTTCATCTACAAAGTTATGACTGACAAATCTCCTCACTAG
- a CDS encoding curlin, translating to MKLTKLGIIVGAVIGLNVAHADDLPAPFPASEPATGVIEGVADLGIKSKVDAIQPLAMDNTAVWQMGSGDMANVTIIQNTSGVTNGHVALVDTHASYNSDVVVQQSGNLNEAEVQLRYKHNDAWVKQDGLRNQAKIKVERWGQNNDLRVTQMGDDNISVVKALGGADFNEADVQVNGHSNVTYTEFSDRDADYNDVDINVTGDSNYVQSIVDTRNIGPARDNLVDIEISGDGNRVFTEQIGRESTAMVNLQSSSANEFLIHQTSYDAAYVSGNGAYGNVGLINQN from the coding sequence CGCAGATGATTTGCCAGCTCCATTTCCTGCATCTGAGCCAGCAACGGGAGTCATTGAGGGAGTAGCAGACCTTGGTATCAAGAGTAAAGTTGATGCAATTCAGCCTTTAGCTATGGACAATACAGCGGTGTGGCAAATGGGGAGTGGCGATATGGCTAATGTAACCATTATTCAAAACACATCAGGTGTTACTAATGGTCATGTCGCGCTTGTCGATACACATGCCAGTTATAATTCAGACGTAGTTGTTCAACAGAGCGGTAATCTAAATGAGGCAGAGGTTCAGCTACGTTACAAACATAACGATGCTTGGGTTAAACAAGATGGATTGCGAAACCAAGCTAAAATAAAAGTTGAACGTTGGGGGCAAAACAATGATCTGCGTGTCACCCAAATGGGCGATGATAATATCTCTGTAGTTAAAGCTCTTGGCGGTGCTGACTTCAATGAAGCAGATGTGCAAGTCAATGGTCATTCAAATGTAACATATACTGAGTTCAGCGACCGAGATGCTGATTATAATGATGTTGATATCAATGTTACTGGTGATAGCAACTACGTCCAAAGTATCGTTGATACTCGCAACATTGGTCCCGCTAGAGACAATTTGGTCGACATCGAAATTTCAGGTGATGGCAACCGAGTTTTCACGGAACAAATTGGACGAGAATCAACAGCCATGGTTAACCTACAGAGCAGTAGCGCTAATGAATTCCTAATTCATCAAACTTCGTATGATGCTGCGTATGTTTCAGGTAACGGTGCATACGGCAATGTTGGTCTAATAAACCAAAACTAA
- the ybaK gene encoding Cys-tRNA(Pro) deacylase, translating into MTPAINLAKKKKIAHSVHQYHHDANNTNYGLEAVEALGQDPKRVFKTLLFCLNGVAKDLAVAVIPVDQKLNLKLAAKAAKGKKAEMANPEIAQKTTGYVVGGISPLGQKKALPTFVHSTATDFETICVSAGKRGLEIELDPKDLAMLTRAQFTDLCL; encoded by the coding sequence ATGACCCCAGCAATCAATCTCGCCAAGAAAAAGAAAATCGCTCATAGCGTTCATCAGTATCATCACGATGCCAACAATACCAACTATGGTTTGGAAGCGGTTGAAGCGCTTGGTCAGGATCCTAAACGCGTGTTCAAAACGCTTTTGTTCTGTTTGAACGGTGTGGCTAAAGACTTGGCTGTGGCGGTTATTCCTGTGGACCAAAAGCTAAACCTAAAACTTGCAGCAAAAGCAGCGAAAGGTAAAAAAGCAGAGATGGCGAATCCTGAAATTGCACAGAAAACCACGGGTTATGTGGTGGGTGGAATCAGCCCGCTTGGTCAAAAGAAAGCATTGCCTACCTTTGTACACTCCACTGCGACGGATTTTGAAACGATATGTGTGAGCGCAGGAAAGAGGGGCTTGGAAATCGAGCTAGATCCAAAGGACTTAGCCATGCTTACCCGAGCTCAATTTACTGATTTGTGTTTGTAA
- the rluF gene encoding 23S rRNA pseudouridine(2604) synthase RluF: protein MSQESQAKRLNKYISETGFCSRREADKLIDAGRVTINGKIPEMGTKVMPGDDVEIDNKPVRSKEKPIYIALNKPTGITCTTERDIPGNIVDFIGHHKRIFPIGRLDKPSDGLIFLTNDGDIVNKILRAGNNHEKEYVVRVDKPITGEFLQKMAAGVPILDTVTLPCKVEKETKFSFRITLTQGLNRQIRRMCEALGYEVFKLRRVRIMNISLEGIPNGKWRYLSDEEITEILAMCEGSVSTEDASKMNAKGQRIRKATDAKLFDSREENQTSTARRNQKENRTRTYRGNNADEFRHAPNSKRGRNSANSESGGNTENWKSNSRSERSNSDRSSSDRNRTDRNNNDRRSGKPTNRSQDSNRPNKPAPKRVGGTLGLKK from the coding sequence ATGTCACAAGAATCCCAAGCTAAACGCCTTAATAAGTACATCAGTGAAACTGGTTTTTGCTCACGCCGCGAAGCCGACAAACTCATTGATGCTGGCCGAGTTACTATCAATGGTAAGATCCCAGAGATGGGTACGAAAGTAATGCCAGGTGATGACGTTGAGATCGACAACAAGCCCGTTCGTTCGAAAGAAAAGCCTATCTACATTGCCCTGAATAAGCCGACCGGTATTACTTGTACGACTGAGCGAGATATTCCTGGCAACATCGTTGACTTTATTGGTCATCACAAGCGTATTTTCCCAATTGGTCGCCTTGATAAACCGTCTGATGGTCTTATCTTCCTGACCAATGATGGCGACATCGTAAACAAGATTCTTCGTGCGGGTAACAACCACGAAAAAGAGTACGTGGTTCGTGTCGACAAGCCGATTACGGGTGAGTTCTTACAGAAAATGGCAGCGGGTGTTCCTATTCTGGATACGGTGACTTTGCCATGTAAAGTAGAGAAAGAGACTAAGTTCTCTTTCCGAATCACACTAACGCAAGGCCTTAACCGCCAAATCCGTCGTATGTGTGAAGCACTTGGTTATGAAGTTTTCAAACTGCGCCGTGTACGTATCATGAACATCTCTTTAGAGGGCATTCCAAATGGCAAATGGCGCTACCTGAGCGACGAAGAGATCACTGAAATCTTAGCGATGTGTGAAGGCTCAGTGAGCACTGAAGATGCGTCAAAGATGAACGCGAAAGGCCAGCGCATTCGCAAAGCGACAGACGCTAAACTTTTTGATAGCCGTGAAGAGAACCAAACCTCAACAGCGCGCCGCAACCAAAAAGAGAACCGTACTCGTACTTATCGTGGTAACAATGCCGATGAATTCCGTCACGCGCCTAATTCAAAGCGTGGTCGTAACTCAGCGAATAGTGAAAGCGGCGGCAATACCGAGAACTGGAAATCGAACTCTCGTTCAGAGCGTTCTAATTCAGATAGAAGCAGTTCGGATCGTAATCGTACAGACCGCAATAACAACGATCGTAGAAGCGGCAAGCCAACAAACCGTAGTCAAGACTCAAACAGACCAAACAAACCGGCACCTAAGCGCGTTGGTGGTACATTAGGTCTTAAGAAGTAA